From a region of the Armatimonadota bacterium genome:
- a CDS encoding permease-like cell division protein FtsX, translated as MSPGFRQRAAAVLATAGYALEAGWQGVRRHAAMSVASMTTLMAALLALGSSFLVLLNLRLLAAHVEGQLVAVAYLREGLSPGEVRKAVEAAERVGHRVVFVTREEALRRLQESLGVDLRDLVRTNPLPDTLEVYPSRPGDLPRIVRALRSVPGVEEVVHGGDVVDRVLAASRLVRWAGGGATAVLGVVAVVVIMNTLRLAIHARRPEIEIMRLVGATEGFIRAPFLVEGILHGGVAALLALGVLGVGYVLGVRMLTASWPIWPVVPPRDAIPLLAAVLLAGGVGIAGGASAVSTLRLPRT; from the coding sequence GTGTCCCCGGGGTTCCGGCAACGGGCGGCTGCGGTCCTCGCCACCGCGGGTTACGCCCTGGAGGCCGGATGGCAGGGGGTCCGGCGGCACGCGGCCATGAGCGTGGCCTCCATGACCACCCTCATGGCCGCCCTCCTCGCTCTGGGGAGCTCGTTCCTGGTGCTCCTCAATCTCCGGCTTCTGGCCGCCCACGTGGAGGGACAGCTGGTGGCGGTGGCCTACCTCCGGGAGGGGCTGAGCCCCGGAGAGGTCCGGAAGGCGGTGGAGGCTGCGGAACGCGTGGGCCATCGGGTCGTCTTCGTCACGAGGGAGGAGGCCCTGCGCCGGCTCCAGGAATCCCTGGGGGTGGATCTGCGGGACCTGGTGCGGACCAACCCGCTCCCGGACACCCTCGAGGTGTACCCATCTAGACCCGGGGATCTCCCACGGATCGTCCGGGCCCTCCGATCCGTCCCCGGGGTCGAGGAGGTGGTCCACGGCGGGGACGTGGTGGACCGGGTGCTGGCGGCATCCCGCCTGGTGCGGTGGGCAGGGGGAGGGGCTACCGCGGTATTGGGGGTGGTGGCCGTGGTGGTGATCATGAACACCCTGCGCCTCGCCATCCACGCCCGGCGGCCGGAGATCGAGATCATGCGGCTGGTGGGCGCCACGGAGGGCTTCATCCGGGCTCCCTTCCTCGTGGAGGGAATCCTCCACGGCGGGGTGGCCGCGTTGCTGGCCCTGGGGGTGTTGGGGGTGGGGTACGTCCTTGGGGTGCGGATGCTCACGGCCTCCTGGCCCATCTGGCCCGTGGTTCCCCCGAGGGATGCGATCCCCCTCCTGGCCGCGGTGCTCCTGGCAGGCGGGGTCGGGATCGCGGGAGGGGCAAGCGCGGTCAGCACCCTGAGGCTTCCGCGGACGTGA
- the ftsE gene encoding cell division ATP-binding protein FtsE — protein MARVVLQNVTKVYPNGVAALRGVSLSIEPGEFVFLVGASGAGKSTLLRLLYRAEVPTEGTVWVGGVEVNRLRPREVPGLRRRIGVVFQDFKLLRDRTVAENVGFALRVTGVPPGWIPSRIRWALETVGLLDRADAFPHELSGGEQQRVAIARAIALRPGLLLADEPTGNLDPETSWEIMRLLVRIHLHGTTVVMATHNRLLVDILRRRVVELCEGRVVRDEAWGEYLGRP, from the coding sequence ATGGCACGCGTCGTCCTCCAGAACGTCACGAAGGTGTATCCGAACGGCGTCGCAGCCCTCCGGGGGGTCTCCCTCTCCATCGAGCCGGGGGAGTTCGTCTTCCTGGTGGGGGCCTCTGGGGCCGGGAAGTCCACCCTCCTGCGGCTCCTGTACCGGGCGGAGGTCCCTACGGAGGGCACCGTGTGGGTGGGCGGGGTGGAGGTCAACCGGCTGCGGCCCCGGGAGGTGCCCGGCCTCCGGCGCCGGATCGGGGTGGTGTTCCAGGACTTCAAGCTGCTCCGGGACCGGACCGTGGCCGAGAATGTGGGGTTCGCCCTCCGGGTGACGGGAGTGCCTCCCGGGTGGATCCCTTCCCGGATCCGGTGGGCCCTGGAGACGGTGGGGCTACTGGACCGGGCGGATGCCTTCCCCCACGAGCTCTCGGGAGGGGAGCAGCAGCGGGTGGCCATCGCCCGGGCCATCGCCCTGCGGCCGGGACTCCTGCTCGCGGACGAGCCCACGGGGAACCTGGACCCGGAGACCTCGTGGGAAATCATGCGGCTGCTGGTGCGCATCCACCTCCACGGCACCACGGTGGTGATGGCCACCCACAACCGCCTCCTCGTGGACATCCTCCGCCGCCGGGTCGTGGAGCTCTGCGAGGGCCGGGTCGTTCGGGACGAGGCGTGGGGTGAATACCTCGGGCGTCCGTGA